The Actinomycetota bacterium genome window below encodes:
- a CDS encoding class II aldolase/adducin family protein produces the protein MQGYKEEIIQAAKEVYEKGLVIGRVGNISCRVDERKILISSTGACLGKLSERDLVVLDSEGEKLEGEEEPSTEKWVHIEIYKARPDVNAIVHTHSPYASALAYLKKSLRPVNPESEYILGKVPVVPPFVYGTRELAEAVRDHLRVGKAALLEMHGVVAVGEDLNEAVNIAELVEEVAKINYLIEMLER, from the coding sequence ATGCAAGGCTATAAAGAAGAGATAATACAAGCTGCAAAAGAGGTCTATGAAAAAGGTTTGGTGATTGGGCGGGTAGGGAATATAAGCTGCCGCGTGGATGAGAGAAAGATTTTAATCAGCTCTACCGGTGCCTGCCTGGGCAAACTATCCGAGAGGGATTTAGTGGTTTTAGATTCCGAGGGAGAAAAGCTGGAAGGGGAGGAGGAACCCTCCACTGAAAAGTGGGTGCACATAGAGATATACAAAGCGCGTCCGGATGTTAATGCCATAGTACATACCCATTCTCCTTATGCCTCAGCCCTTGCCTATTTGAAGAAGAGTTTACGGCCTGTGAATCCCGAAAGTGAGTATATTTTGGGGAAGGTACCGGTTGTTCCTCCCTTCGTCTACGGCACGAGGGAGCTTGCTGAAGCTGTGAGAGACCATTTGAGGGTGGGTAAAGCTGCCCTGCTGGAGATGCATGGTGTCGTGGCTGTGGGTGAGGATTTGAATGAAGCGGTGAACATAGCCGAATTGGTTGAAGAGGTGGCAAAGATAAATTATCTAATCGAAATGCTAGAGAGATAG